The window CTTCATTTTGCTTCCACTCATTAAACTCTGCAACGACAGGGTCTAGGTGAGCATATTCTTGTGATAATTCTCTAAACTTATTATTATCACTGATCACATCAGGATCCGATAGAAGATGAGATACCTCTTCTAACCGTTCCGCCAATTCATCTAACTTTATAATTATACTGTCTTTCATAAGTACTTATGCGCTATAATAGTGGATTAAAACATCTATCTGCTCATTATCTCAAATCTAGAGGCTTTCGTATACATTGCGAGTTAATCAATTATGAAACTAATGCACCTACTATTACTTATATTAGTTCTCGTATTAGGGCTACTTATTAAACAGATATGGTTTGATACAGATTCTGGCCCCAAACAGATTGAAGAGCTGCAAGTAAAGTTAGAAGCATTAAAAGAGCAAAATAAAAGACTACATAATCAAAATAATCATGCTCGACAAATTATCAATGGAATCAAGCACAACTACTCTGCAAGAGAGGAGTTAGCCAGAAAACACTTAGGTCTTATTAAAGAAGATGAAACATTTTTTCATGTTATACCTTCTGAAGATTCAACAAATAAATAATC of the Ignatzschineria indica genome contains:
- a CDS encoding FtsB family cell division protein, which encodes MKLMHLLLLILVLVLGLLIKQIWFDTDSGPKQIEELQVKLEALKEQNKRLHNQNNHARQIINGIKHNYSAREELARKHLGLIKEDETFFHVIPSEDSTNK